A genomic window from Rhizobium sp. 007 includes:
- a CDS encoding ABC transporter permease translates to MTKTTMDQAGASIEMRPAIRTRESLLSTYRTELAIAGAIVLLVLAVGTQVPQALSWGNFANITQAGAPLIIMSLGVLLVVITGGIDLSVGSVFSLTGMVTARAMAMGFGGVSAALFGLGVGLVFGSINGFLVTVAGLAPFVVTLITFAVAGSLAFIVTNGRSMPIGDPDFWLLNSGSMIPGMPNYILFCIVLLVVIEIFLKKMVAGRWFYAVGSSAAAARLLGIPVKRTQFFAYVASSLLASFSGLLTISYILNAESTAGSSLMLQAIAAVVIGGASLLGGTGTAVGAVFGALMITVIQNGVNLIGINSFWQGSVTGLAILIAVLIDRFSKSRRGAV, encoded by the coding sequence ATGACGAAAACCACTATGGACCAAGCCGGGGCAAGTATCGAAATGCGACCGGCAATCCGGACCCGGGAAAGTCTCCTTTCCACTTACCGGACGGAATTGGCGATCGCCGGGGCAATCGTCCTTCTTGTGCTGGCGGTCGGAACCCAGGTGCCGCAGGCGCTGAGCTGGGGCAATTTCGCTAACATCACCCAGGCGGGCGCACCGCTGATCATCATGTCGCTCGGCGTCCTTCTCGTGGTGATCACCGGCGGAATCGACCTTTCCGTCGGATCCGTCTTTTCGCTGACGGGCATGGTCACGGCGCGGGCCATGGCCATGGGCTTCGGCGGCGTGAGCGCCGCCCTCTTCGGGCTCGGCGTCGGCCTTGTCTTCGGCTCGATCAACGGCTTCCTCGTCACGGTGGCGGGTCTTGCGCCTTTTGTGGTGACGCTGATCACCTTCGCTGTCGCCGGCTCGCTTGCCTTCATCGTCACCAATGGACGATCGATGCCAATCGGCGATCCGGATTTCTGGCTCCTGAATAGCGGCAGCATGATACCCGGCATGCCGAACTACATCCTGTTCTGCATCGTGCTGCTCGTCGTCATCGAAATATTTCTCAAGAAGATGGTCGCGGGGCGCTGGTTCTACGCCGTTGGCAGCAGCGCGGCAGCCGCGCGTCTTCTTGGAATTCCCGTCAAGCGGACGCAATTCTTCGCCTATGTCGCCTCATCGCTTCTCGCGTCCTTCTCCGGTTTGCTGACCATCTCCTACATTCTCAACGCGGAATCGACGGCCGGCTCGAGCCTCATGCTCCAGGCGATCGCCGCGGTCGTGATCGGCGGGGCCAGCCTGCTCGGCGGCACGGGAACGGCGGTGGGCGCTGTCTTTGGAGCCCTGATGATCACAGTCATCCAGAACGGCGTCAATCTCATCGGCATCAACAGCTTCTGGCAGGGGTCGGTCACCGGCCTCGCCATCCTGATCGCGGTCCTGATCGATCGCTTCAGCAAATCGCGGCGCGGTGCCGTGTGA
- a CDS encoding substrate-binding domain-containing protein gives MKKRLNGWLAIAASVALAALSSVAHAEEKKTVAYLAPSLDISYWQWVGFGVKQKAEDLGMDYVEFTSENSPAKQMDNARTAVTKGVDAIVIGPVSSTSTPPLLAYLKSQNIPIAFAGIGPQPGQTDYTSSVTANNYETGKAEGSFVCALAKERGGNKVGMLSLPQDRENAQKYLKGAQEAFAADGCELVQMLETRGLTVNEAVTQANDMLTAHPDIKAIYGMYDEAGTGAAKVLETRGLTGKIGIAVADGSPATIALLKANAIQGIFFQEAVGQGIDGTQQVFNALTNAKIEKDLALVMPLVTADKIDTPEAKAVIARVFPPSN, from the coding sequence ATGAAGAAGAGACTCAACGGGTGGCTGGCCATTGCGGCGAGCGTCGCACTGGCGGCATTGTCGAGCGTTGCGCATGCGGAGGAAAAGAAGACGGTCGCCTATCTGGCGCCCTCGCTGGACATTTCCTACTGGCAATGGGTCGGCTTCGGCGTGAAGCAGAAGGCGGAAGACCTGGGCATGGACTATGTCGAATTCACCTCGGAGAATTCGCCGGCCAAGCAGATGGACAATGCGCGTACGGCCGTGACCAAAGGCGTCGATGCGATCGTCATCGGTCCTGTGAGCTCGACCAGCACGCCGCCACTGCTCGCCTACCTGAAATCCCAGAACATCCCGATCGCCTTCGCCGGCATCGGCCCGCAGCCCGGCCAGACGGACTACACGTCCTCCGTCACCGCTAACAACTACGAGACCGGTAAGGCAGAGGGCAGCTTCGTCTGCGCGCTCGCGAAAGAGCGCGGCGGGAACAAGGTCGGCATGCTGTCCCTGCCTCAGGACCGTGAGAACGCCCAGAAATATCTCAAGGGCGCGCAGGAAGCCTTTGCGGCCGACGGCTGCGAACTCGTTCAGATGCTCGAGACGCGCGGTCTGACCGTGAACGAAGCCGTGACGCAGGCCAATGACATGCTGACGGCCCATCCCGACATCAAGGCGATCTATGGCATGTATGACGAGGCCGGCACCGGCGCGGCGAAGGTTCTTGAGACCCGTGGCCTGACCGGAAAGATCGGCATCGCGGTCGCCGACGGCAGCCCGGCGACCATTGCGCTTTTGAAGGCCAACGCCATCCAGGGCATCTTCTTCCAGGAAGCGGTCGGCCAAGGCATTGACGGCACGCAGCAAGTGTTCAATGCACTGACAAACGCAAAGATCGAGAAGGATCTTGCTCTCGTCATGCCGCTCGTGACTGCCGACAAGATCGATACGCCCGAGGCGAAGGCCGTGATCGCACGCGTCTTCCCGCCGAGCAACTGA
- a CDS encoding amidohydrolase: protein MSDIAIIDPHFHLWDLETNYYPWLSDGVKPSAFGDYTAINKTYLIGDFLADAKNQNLVKAVHLDVGFDPKDPADETKWLQGIADVHGFPHGIVGYADLRKPDVGDLLDEHMQYANFRGIRQSMNYHTDTAKTYLAEPEVSRTPEWRRGFKELARRGLSFDLQLYYWQMEEFLELAREFPDVQIILNHTGMQVDGPAHFDGWRKAMHTLAQAPNVACKISGLGMGDWTWTTESIRPYVEEAIGAFGVERAMFASNFPVDKLFSSYDAIWNAFNEIAAGYSASERSALFHDNAGRLYRL, encoded by the coding sequence ATGTCCGACATCGCCATTATCGACCCCCATTTCCACCTCTGGGATCTGGAGACAAACTACTATCCTTGGCTTTCCGACGGCGTGAAGCCATCCGCCTTCGGGGACTATACCGCTATCAACAAGACCTATCTGATCGGAGATTTTCTCGCCGACGCGAAAAACCAGAACCTCGTCAAGGCGGTCCACCTCGATGTCGGGTTCGACCCGAAGGACCCGGCCGATGAGACCAAGTGGCTGCAGGGTATCGCCGACGTGCATGGGTTCCCCCACGGCATCGTCGGCTATGCCGACTTGCGCAAGCCGGATGTCGGCGACCTGCTCGACGAGCATATGCAATACGCCAATTTCCGTGGCATCCGCCAGTCGATGAACTATCACACCGACACCGCCAAGACCTACCTGGCCGAGCCCGAGGTGAGCCGAACGCCGGAATGGCGTCGGGGCTTCAAGGAACTGGCGCGCCGGGGCCTTAGCTTCGACCTCCAGCTCTACTACTGGCAGATGGAGGAGTTTCTCGAACTCGCACGAGAATTTCCCGACGTCCAGATCATTCTCAACCATACCGGCATGCAGGTCGATGGCCCCGCGCATTTCGACGGCTGGCGCAAGGCCATGCATACGCTGGCGCAAGCGCCAAACGTCGCCTGCAAGATCTCAGGGCTCGGCATGGGTGACTGGACGTGGACCACTGAGAGCATCCGCCCCTATGTCGAGGAGGCGATTGGCGCCTTCGGCGTTGAGCGGGCGATGTTCGCCTCGAATTTCCCCGTCGACAAGCTGTTCTCGAGCTATGACGCAATATGGAACGCCTTCAACGAGATCGCCGCCGGCTACTCGGCCTCGGAACGCTCGGCACTGTTCCACGACAACGCTGGCCGACTATATCGATTGTAG
- a CDS encoding PIN domain-containing protein: MKVALDTNLLAYAEGVNGADRQDMALSLLRRLPADATVIPVQVLGELFNVLVRKAGRSRDEAREALLSWRDAFSVVETSGEVMQTAVDLATSHRFGIWDAVILSASSQAGSRLLLSEDMQEGFTWGGVTVVNPFAEVRHMLLDALLDDSDR, from the coding sequence GTGAAGGTCGCGCTCGATACCAATCTTCTCGCTTACGCGGAAGGCGTGAATGGAGCGGACAGGCAGGATATGGCCCTTTCCCTTTTGAGGCGCTTACCGGCGGATGCCACCGTTATACCGGTTCAGGTGCTCGGGGAGCTTTTCAACGTCCTTGTGCGTAAGGCGGGCAGGTCAAGGGACGAGGCGCGTGAAGCCTTGCTCAGCTGGCGTGACGCATTCTCCGTCGTCGAGACATCCGGAGAGGTCATGCAAACGGCCGTTGATCTGGCGACGTCTCACAGATTCGGTATTTGGGACGCGGTGATCTTATCGGCGTCTTCGCAAGCGGGGTCCCGACTGCTTCTTTCGGAAGACATGCAGGAAGGCTTCACCTGGGGCGGTGTAACGGTGGTCAATCCATTCGCGGAAGTCCGGCATATGTTGCTGGATGCCTTGCTGGACGATTCGGACAGGTAA
- a CDS encoding type II toxin-antitoxin system prevent-host-death family antitoxin, whose translation MEEAVSAADANRKFSLILRSVREGHSYVVTSHGRPVARIIPADRRENVATGARNALLSRLERQSVVNAEPWTRDELYEDDR comes from the coding sequence ATGGAGGAAGCTGTTTCGGCAGCCGATGCAAATCGCAAATTCTCTCTCATCCTGCGCAGCGTCAGGGAAGGGCATAGTTATGTCGTTACAAGTCATGGACGACCCGTGGCACGGATCATTCCTGCGGACAGGCGCGAAAATGTGGCGACTGGTGCTCGCAATGCTCTTTTGTCCCGTCTTGAACGGCAGTCAGTTGTGAATGCCGAACCGTGGACACGAGATGAACTGTATGAGGATGATCGGTGA